In Thioclava sp. GXIMD2076, one DNA window encodes the following:
- the thyX gene encoding FAD-dependent thymidylate synthase: MTLTPEQHAEIEEQRSLSQPTRRAVSPGMEERLYTAHPVLDHGLVRVIDYMGDDSAITQAARVSYGRGTKKVSDDRGLIRYLMRHWHSTPFEMCEVKFHVKLPVFVARQWIRHRTANVNEYSARYSILDREFYIPEPDKLAAQSTVNHQGRGAVLQGEEAARVLDILREDAMRSYDHYEDMLTPDAEAGKQGLARELARMNLPMNTYTQWYWKVDLHNLFHFLRLRADAHAQYEIRAYADTMCEIVKDWVPAAYEAFEDYRLGGVNLSGRAVEVLKRRLAGETVTAETSGMSKGEWREFEAVWG, encoded by the coding sequence ATGACGCTTACCCCCGAACAGCATGCCGAAATCGAGGAACAGCGTTCGCTGTCACAGCCGACCCGCCGTGCTGTCTCCCCCGGCATGGAAGAGCGTCTCTATACCGCGCATCCGGTGCTCGATCACGGACTGGTCCGCGTCATCGACTACATGGGCGACGACAGTGCCATCACGCAGGCCGCGCGTGTCAGCTATGGCCGCGGCACCAAGAAGGTCTCCGATGACCGCGGGTTGATCCGCTATCTGATGCGCCACTGGCACTCCACGCCATTCGAGATGTGCGAAGTGAAGTTCCATGTAAAACTTCCGGTCTTCGTTGCGCGCCAATGGATCCGCCACCGCACCGCGAACGTCAATGAATACTCGGCGCGCTATTCGATTCTGGACCGCGAGTTCTACATTCCCGAACCCGACAAACTGGCGGCGCAATCCACGGTGAACCATCAGGGGCGTGGCGCGGTCCTGCAGGGCGAGGAAGCCGCCCGCGTGCTCGATATCCTGCGCGAGGACGCGATGCGCTCCTATGACCATTACGAGGACATGCTGACGCCCGATGCGGAGGCTGGCAAACAGGGTCTGGCCCGTGAGCTGGCACGGATGAACCTGCCGATGAACACCTATACCCAATGGTACTGGAAGGTCGATCTGCACAACCTCTTCCATTTCCTGCGCCTGCGCGCCGATGCCCATGCGCAATACGAGATCCGCGCCTATGCCGATACGATGTGCGAGATCGTCAAGGACTGGGTGCCCGCGGCCTATGAGGCGTTCGAGGATTACCGTCTGGGCGGGGTCAACCTGTCGGGCCGCGCGGTCGAGGTGCTCAAGCGCCGTCTGGCGGGCGAGACGGTAACCGCCGAGACCTCGGGCATGTCCAAGGGCGAATGGCGCGAATTCGAAGCCGTCTGGGGCTGA
- a CDS encoding hybrid-cluster NAD(P)-dependent oxidoreductase has product MTLIPGETAIKIWNDSEELECVSVLSEVPNVMTFCFQAPSRAIFDYMPGQFLTLEIPVPGGPLYRTYTISSSPSRPMSITVTVKAQKESIGTRWMFDNLKPGMRIRAIGPAGSFTNANYPAEKYLFISAGSGITPMMSMTTQMYDLGRECDIVFVNCARRPSEIIFRERLEHMASRVSGIDLKWVVEGSDKYDPWTGYQGYFNQLMLGLMAPDYLEREVFCCGPEPFMTAVREALAGLGFDMDHYHQESFGAPIEEVRIIPEDELPEEGAVAEVEFADSGVTQKCAETDTVLAVARQAGLNIPSGCTFGVCGTCKIKKVSGEVHMVHNGGITDDDIEEGYILACCSNPRGHLVVEA; this is encoded by the coding sequence ATGACCCTCATTCCCGGCGAAACCGCGATCAAGATCTGGAACGATTCGGAAGAGCTTGAATGCGTCTCGGTGCTTTCCGAGGTGCCCAATGTCATGACCTTCTGTTTTCAGGCACCTTCACGGGCAATCTTCGATTATATGCCCGGCCAGTTCCTGACCTTGGAAATTCCGGTGCCGGGCGGGCCTTTGTATCGCACCTATACGATCTCGTCATCGCCCTCGCGGCCGATGTCGATCACGGTGACGGTCAAGGCGCAGAAGGAGTCGATCGGCACCCGCTGGATGTTCGACAATCTCAAACCGGGGATGAGGATCCGCGCTATCGGCCCTGCCGGTAGCTTCACCAATGCCAATTACCCTGCCGAGAAATATCTCTTTATCTCGGCAGGCTCCGGCATCACGCCGATGATGTCGATGACGACGCAGATGTATGACCTTGGCCGCGAATGCGACATCGTCTTCGTCAATTGCGCCCGTCGTCCCTCGGAGATCATCTTCCGCGAACGGCTCGAGCATATGGCCTCGCGCGTCAGCGGCATCGATCTGAAATGGGTCGTGGAAGGCTCGGACAAATATGACCCATGGACCGGCTATCAGGGCTATTTCAACCAGTTGATGCTGGGTCTGATGGCCCCCGACTATCTGGAACGCGAAGTGTTCTGCTGTGGCCCCGAGCCGTTCATGACCGCCGTGCGCGAGGCACTGGCGGGCCTCGGCTTCGATATGGACCACTACCATCAGGAAAGCTTCGGTGCGCCCATCGAAGAGGTCCGCATCATTCCCGAGGACGAGCTGCCCGAGGAAGGCGCCGTGGCGGAGGTGGAATTCGCCGACTCGGGCGTCACCCAGAAATGCGCCGAAACCGATACCGTTCTGGCCGTGGCCCGTCAGGCAGGGCTCAACATTCCCTCGGGCTGCACGTTCGGGGTCTGCGGCACCTGCAAGATCAAGAAGGTCTCGGGCGAGGTGCATATGGTCCATAATGGCGGCATCACCGATGACGATATCGAAGAGGGTTATATCCTCGCCTGCTGCTCGAACCCGCGCGGCCACCTCGTCGTGGAAGCCTGA
- a CDS encoding alpha/beta hydrolase translates to MTTHFFTASDGARLAYRDEGQGVPILALTGLTRNMADFDYVAPHLLAMGVRLIRMDYRGRGQSDFSGAETYTVPQEGADALGLLAHLGIAKAAVLGTSRGGLIAMYLAAVAPDRLLGAALNDVGPKLEMEGLNAIFDYLGRNPAPKTYDALAARLPELMTGFANVPARRWAQEVRNQYIETGSGLQLRYDPALRDPFLKDFKGDLPEAWPFFEAFGELPLLLIRGSNSRLLSADTAARMQQLKPAMIFADVPDRAHIPFLDEPEALQALSTWVGKLAHGD, encoded by the coding sequence ATGACGACGCATTTCTTCACGGCATCTGATGGCGCGAGGCTCGCCTATCGCGATGAGGGGCAGGGGGTGCCGATACTGGCGCTCACCGGCCTGACCCGCAATATGGCCGATTTCGACTATGTCGCCCCGCATCTTCTGGCGATGGGCGTGCGTCTGATCCGCATGGACTATCGCGGGCGGGGGCAGTCGGACTTCAGCGGTGCCGAAACTTATACCGTGCCACAGGAAGGCGCGGATGCGCTGGGGCTTCTGGCACATCTCGGGATCGCGAAAGCAGCAGTGCTGGGCACGTCGCGCGGCGGGCTGATTGCGATGTATCTGGCAGCCGTGGCGCCTGACAGGCTTCTGGGCGCGGCGCTCAATGATGTCGGCCCCAAGCTGGAGATGGAGGGGCTGAACGCGATCTTCGACTATCTCGGGCGCAATCCCGCACCCAAGACCTATGATGCGCTGGCCGCCCGTCTGCCCGAGCTGATGACAGGCTTTGCAAATGTGCCAGCGCGGCGCTGGGCACAGGAGGTCCGCAACCAGTATATCGAAACCGGCAGCGGGCTGCAGCTGCGCTATGACCCCGCATTGCGCGACCCCTTCCTGAAAGACTTCAAGGGAGACCTGCCTGAAGCGTGGCCCTTCTTCGAAGCCTTTGGAGAGCTTCCGCTTTTATTGATTCGCGGGTCAAATTCCCGCCTGTTGAGCGCCGATACCGCGGCCAGAATGCAGCAGCTCAAACCCGCTATGATCTTTGCCGATGTGCCGGATCGGGCGCATATTCCGTTCCTGGACGAACCCGAAGCCTTGCAGGCATTATCAACATGGGTTGGCAAGCTGGCTCATGGTGATTAA
- a CDS encoding autotransporter domain-containing protein, which yields MNRRALQRGTLPAIMTVFLCASLSMPQAAASEADFPTARETSVALAGLQKMRQDRLLARQPNVLDFMFENSKERVFDAHLTDELGDLSFNTAKGRQSWAVVESNWTRSESSSLQYSFASLGAHKKLNNRFYIGAMAELDAADRKVDADASGDGVGFLVGPYLAGRLPKTELDWSMRLLHGRTNNQFAPDGSIRRDAESQRTLFQARMEGRFEMGTTELTPNIIASHVNELTDHFRIADGTRIDGEELSLSQFSAGVEFAHPLESSWAKMGLTGQFALVAQHSMGTGLLDEAYPATDWFTSRVEVGVDMDRKGLGTLSTRFGVDGVEGDLTDQIHLSLMFERKL from the coding sequence ATGAACAGACGGGCGCTACAGCGGGGCACCCTCCCCGCGATCATGACGGTTTTTCTTTGCGCATCCCTGTCGATGCCTCAGGCCGCCGCGAGCGAGGCCGATTTCCCGACCGCACGCGAAACCTCCGTTGCGCTTGCCGGATTGCAGAAAATGCGTCAGGACCGCCTGCTGGCCCGCCAGCCCAACGTGCTGGATTTCATGTTCGAGAACAGCAAGGAGCGTGTTTTTGACGCGCATCTGACCGACGAGCTGGGCGACCTGAGCTTCAACACCGCGAAAGGCCGCCAGAGCTGGGCGGTGGTGGAATCGAACTGGACCCGCAGCGAGAGCAGCTCGCTGCAATACAGTTTCGCGTCGCTGGGCGCACATAAGAAACTGAACAACCGTTTCTATATCGGTGCAATGGCGGAGCTGGACGCCGCAGACCGCAAGGTGGATGCTGATGCCTCGGGCGATGGCGTAGGTTTCCTGGTCGGCCCTTATCTGGCGGGCAGGCTGCCCAAAACCGAACTCGACTGGTCGATGCGCCTTCTGCACGGACGCACCAATAACCAGTTCGCCCCCGATGGCTCGATCCGCCGTGATGCCGAATCCCAACGCACCTTGTTTCAGGCGCGGATGGAGGGGAGGTTCGAGATGGGCACGACCGAGCTGACCCCCAATATCATCGCCAGCCATGTCAACGAGCTGACCGACCATTTCCGCATCGCTGATGGCACAAGGATTGATGGCGAAGAGCTGTCGCTATCGCAATTCTCGGCAGGGGTCGAATTCGCGCATCCGCTGGAAAGCAGCTGGGCGAAGATGGGGCTGACGGGGCAATTCGCGCTTGTGGCGCAACATAGCATGGGCACAGGCCTGCTGGACGAGGCCTATCCCGCGACCGACTGGTTCACCTCGCGCGTCGAGGTCGGTGTGGACATGGACCGCAAGGGGCTGGGCACGCTCAGCACCCGTTTCGGGGTCGATGGGGTCGAGGGGGATCTGACCGATCAGATCCATCTCTCGTTGATGTTCGAGCGCAAGCTCTGA
- the choX gene encoding choline ABC transporter substrate-binding protein codes for MKAKFLGGLTASVIALNAAAAFADCGTVRFSDVGWTDITATTETANEILTALGYDVEVNVLGVPVTFSSLASNDIDVFLGNWMPAQQAAIGPYLDKGEIDVVATNLTGTNYTLAVPTYLYDKGLHTYADIQKFGDELDHKIYGIEPGNEGNGYLMDLTEKGGVLEGFQIVESSEQGMLAQVGRLYPKKEAVVFLGWAPHPMNSTYDLKYLTGGEDFFGGEGTVQTVTRKGYVEECPNVGKLLQNMKFTLPMENEIMGAILNDGQDPDEAVPAWLKAHPDVVTPWLEGVTTKDGKEGLPVVKEALGL; via the coding sequence ATGAAAGCCAAGTTTCTGGGCGGCCTCACCGCCTCCGTCATCGCCCTTAACGCCGCTGCCGCTTTTGCCGATTGCGGCACCGTGCGTTTCTCGGATGTCGGCTGGACGGATATTACCGCCACCACCGAGACCGCCAATGAAATCCTGACCGCGCTCGGCTATGACGTGGAAGTCAATGTGCTCGGCGTGCCGGTCACCTTCTCGTCGCTGGCCTCGAACGATATCGATGTCTTCCTCGGCAACTGGATGCCCGCACAGCAGGCCGCCATCGGCCCCTATCTCGACAAGGGCGAAATCGATGTGGTCGCGACCAACCTGACCGGCACCAACTATACGCTGGCCGTGCCGACCTATCTCTATGACAAGGGCCTGCATACTTATGCCGACATCCAGAAATTCGGCGACGAGCTGGATCACAAGATCTATGGCATCGAGCCGGGTAACGAAGGCAATGGCTATCTGATGGACCTGACCGAAAAGGGCGGTGTCCTCGAGGGCTTCCAGATCGTCGAAAGCTCCGAGCAGGGTATGCTCGCGCAGGTTGGCCGCCTCTACCCCAAGAAGGAAGCCGTGGTCTTCCTTGGCTGGGCGCCCCACCCGATGAACTCTACCTATGACCTCAAGTATCTGACCGGCGGCGAAGATTTCTTCGGCGGCGAAGGCACCGTGCAGACTGTCACCCGCAAGGGCTATGTGGAAGAATGCCCCAATGTCGGCAAGCTTCTGCAGAACATGAAGTTCACCCTGCCGATGGAAAACGAGATCATGGGCGCGATCCTCAATGACGGTCAGGACCCCGACGAAGCGGTTCCGGCATGGCTCAAGGCGCATCCCGATGTCGTCACCCCGTGGCTCGAAGGTGTCACCACCAAGGATGGCAAAGAGGGTCTTCCGGTCGTGAAAGAGGCGCTGGGTCTCTGA
- a CDS encoding imelysin family protein, with protein MRNLLFSLPLMAISVPALADTRAAVTQDILPGYAALTNATIALQKGAEADCSIATMQPLWNDAVDAWLGVAFLRLGPVEEQGRALAFAFWPDAKATGRRQLSGLIEQQNPQFTDPAELAKASIGVRGFFGLEHLLYGELATDDDYTCKLRVAMAGDLAQMAIDVEVGWQNGFADELLSPGTEGHTLYLTESEARQALYTQLVTGLEFNKDTRLGRPLGTFERPRPERAEMLDAGRSARNVTLSLVALRGFADRLAQGMGEIPKTDAAFDRAIELAQDLDDPVFAGVADPMGRLKVEIVQQQIGLTVEAMQAELGPLLGVSVGFNAADGD; from the coding sequence ATGCGTAATCTGCTGTTCTCGCTGCCTCTGATGGCGATCTCTGTGCCAGCTCTGGCCGATACACGCGCCGCCGTCACGCAAGACATCCTGCCCGGATATGCCGCGCTGACCAATGCCACGATCGCGTTGCAGAAGGGGGCCGAGGCGGACTGTTCCATCGCGACGATGCAGCCCTTGTGGAATGACGCGGTCGATGCGTGGTTGGGCGTGGCGTTTTTGCGGCTCGGACCGGTCGAGGAGCAGGGGAGGGCGCTGGCCTTTGCCTTCTGGCCCGATGCCAAGGCCACGGGGCGGCGCCAGCTCTCGGGGCTGATCGAGCAACAAAACCCGCAATTCACCGACCCGGCAGAGTTGGCGAAAGCCTCCATCGGGGTGCGCGGCTTTTTCGGGCTGGAGCATCTTCTTTATGGCGAGCTGGCCACGGATGACGACTATACCTGCAAGCTGCGCGTGGCGATGGCCGGTGATCTGGCGCAGATGGCCATCGATGTCGAGGTCGGCTGGCAGAACGGTTTTGCCGATGAACTCCTGAGCCCCGGCACCGAAGGTCATACCCTTTATCTGACCGAATCCGAGGCGCGGCAGGCGCTTTATACGCAGTTGGTCACGGGGCTCGAATTCAACAAGGACACACGGTTGGGTCGCCCTCTGGGCACGTTTGAGCGCCCGCGCCCCGAACGGGCCGAGATGCTGGACGCGGGCCGCTCCGCCCGCAACGTGACGCTGTCGCTGGTTGCGCTGCGGGGGTTTGCCGACAGGCTGGCGCAGGGCATGGGCGAGATCCCCAAGACCGACGCCGCGTTTGACCGCGCGATCGAGCTGGCGCAGGATCTCGATGATCCGGTCTTTGCCGGTGTGGCCGATCCGATGGGCCGGTTGAAGGTGGAGATCGTGCAGCAGCAGATCGGGCTGACGGTCGAGGCCATGCAGGCCGAGCTGGGGCCTTTGCTGGGTGTCAGCGTGGGCTTTAACGCCGCGGATGGAGATTGA
- the betC gene encoding choline-sulfatase, whose amino-acid sequence MSQPNILIFMVDQLNGTLFPDGPAEWLHAPNLKKLAARSVRFANAYTGSPLCAPGRAAFMSGQLPSSTGVYDNAAEFRSDIPTFAHHLRRAGYQTCLSGKMHFVGPDQLHGFEQRLTTDIYPADFGWTPDYRKPGERIDWWYHNMGSVTGAGVGEISNQLEYDDNVAHEAKMKVYDLARGLDARPWMLTVSMTHPHDPYVARKKYWDLYEDCEHLLPTVPDMGYDNQDNHSKRIFDANDWRNFNITEDNIRESRRAYFANISYCDDKIGEIMEALESTGQEAIILFVSDHGDMLGERGLWFKMNFYEGSARVPLMMAASGVEPKLVETPVSTIDVTPTLCDLAGIDLEEIAPWLDGESLVTLANGGTRESAVKMEYAAEGSYAPLVSLRKGDYKLNLCKLDPDQFFHLGADPHELVNLAGDPAHAEAYQAMKAEAAARWDLERYDGDVRASQARRWVVYDALRQGGYYPWDYQPLKDASEAYMRNHMDLNVLESNKRFPRGD is encoded by the coding sequence ATGTCGCAACCGAATATCCTGATCTTCATGGTGGATCAGCTCAACGGTACCCTGTTCCCCGATGGTCCGGCAGAGTGGCTGCACGCGCCGAATCTCAAAAAGCTCGCGGCGCGGTCGGTGCGCTTTGCAAATGCCTATACCGGCTCGCCGCTCTGCGCACCGGGGCGTGCGGCATTTATGTCGGGGCAATTGCCCAGCTCGACGGGTGTCTATGACAACGCGGCCGAGTTCCGATCGGACATCCCGACCTTTGCACACCATCTGCGCCGCGCGGGCTATCAGACCTGCCTTTCGGGAAAGATGCACTTTGTAGGTCCCGACCAGCTGCACGGGTTCGAACAACGTCTGACCACCGACATCTACCCTGCCGATTTCGGCTGGACGCCGGATTACCGCAAGCCTGGCGAGCGGATCGACTGGTGGTATCACAACATGGGATCGGTCACAGGCGCAGGCGTAGGGGAGATTTCCAACCAGCTGGAATATGACGATAATGTTGCCCATGAAGCCAAGATGAAGGTCTATGATCTGGCGCGTGGTCTGGACGCACGTCCGTGGATGCTGACCGTCAGCATGACCCACCCGCATGATCCCTATGTGGCCCGCAAGAAATATTGGGATCTCTACGAGGATTGCGAGCATCTGCTGCCCACCGTGCCGGATATGGGCTACGACAATCAGGACAACCATTCCAAGCGTATCTTTGATGCCAATGACTGGCGCAACTTCAATATTACGGAAGACAATATCCGCGAATCCCGCCGCGCCTATTTCGCCAATATCTCCTATTGCGACGACAAGATCGGCGAGATCATGGAGGCGCTGGAGAGCACCGGCCAAGAGGCGATCATCCTCTTCGTGTCGGATCATGGCGATATGCTGGGCGAGCGCGGGCTGTGGTTCAAGATGAACTTCTACGAGGGCTCGGCGCGGGTGCCTTTGATGATGGCGGCCAGCGGGGTGGAGCCGAAGCTCGTCGAGACGCCCGTCTCGACCATCGACGTGACGCCGACGCTCTGTGATCTGGCGGGGATCGATCTGGAGGAGATCGCGCCGTGGCTCGATGGCGAATCTCTCGTGACTCTGGCCAATGGCGGCACGCGCGAATCGGCGGTGAAGATGGAATATGCCGCCGAAGGCTCCTATGCGCCGCTCGTTTCCCTGCGTAAGGGTGATTACAAGCTGAACCTGTGCAAGCTCGATCCCGACCAGTTCTTCCATCTGGGGGCCGACCCGCACGAGCTGGTCAACCTCGCGGGCGATCCTGCCCATGCTGAGGCCTATCAGGCGATGAAGGCCGAGGCCGCGGCGCGGTGGGATCTGGAGCGCTATGATGGCGATGTGCGCGCGTCCCAGGCGCGGCGCTGGGTGGTTTACGACGCGCTGCGTCAGGGCGGCTATTACCCGTGGGATTACCAGCCGCTGAAGGATGCGTCGGAGGCCTATATGCGCAATCACATGGACCTCAATGTGCTGGAATCCAACAAGCGCTTCCCGCGGGGCGATTGA
- a CDS encoding DUF1513 domain-containing protein, which produces MKRRHFLASLAAAATVPRLSWADAGSPAFLAAAKAPDGSYAIWGLAADGTQIFSQPLPGRGHAATAHPERPEAVAFARRPGVFALVIDCVTGGLVARLTPPEGRQFNGHGAFSGDGTRLYTSEVVAEGSEGRIGIWDVARGYQRVGEFASNGIGPHEILRLPGQEVLVVANGGIQTDPTDRTPLNIETMRPNLSYLSPEGEVLEVVELEPDLWKNSIRHLSVRSDGRVAFCMQWQGDLMEPVPLLGLHDRGRKAVLAEPLPGEEFAMKGYAGSVAFGRAGREVAITSPRGGMVQAYSAEGEALWSVRRADVCGLGVCAQGGFTATDGAGLVSQITRDGITPFKRSDVAWDNHLIPIGV; this is translated from the coding sequence ATGAAACGACGCCATTTCCTTGCCAGCCTTGCCGCTGCGGCGACAGTCCCGCGGCTTAGCTGGGCCGATGCAGGCAGCCCCGCTTTTCTGGCGGCGGCCAAAGCGCCCGACGGGAGCTATGCGATCTGGGGGCTTGCGGCGGATGGGACGCAGATCTTTTCGCAGCCACTCCCCGGACGTGGCCATGCCGCGACCGCCCATCCCGAGCGCCCCGAGGCGGTGGCCTTTGCTCGCCGTCCCGGTGTGTTTGCGTTGGTGATTGACTGTGTAACCGGCGGGCTGGTCGCGCGGCTGACCCCGCCGGAGGGGCGGCAGTTCAACGGTCATGGTGCGTTTTCGGGCGATGGCACACGGCTTTATACCTCCGAAGTGGTGGCCGAAGGCTCCGAGGGCCGGATCGGGATCTGGGATGTGGCGCGCGGCTATCAGCGGGTTGGCGAGTTTGCCTCGAACGGGATCGGCCCGCACGAGATCCTGCGCCTGCCGGGGCAAGAGGTTCTGGTGGTGGCCAATGGCGGGATCCAGACCGATCCGACGGATCGCACGCCGCTGAACATCGAGACCATGCGCCCGAACCTGAGCTACCTCTCGCCCGAGGGCGAAGTGCTGGAGGTGGTCGAGCTGGAGCCCGATCTGTGGAAGAACTCGATCCGTCACCTGTCGGTGCGCAGTGACGGGCGGGTGGCGTTCTGCATGCAATGGCAGGGCGATCTGATGGAGCCCGTGCCGCTCCTAGGGCTGCATGACCGCGGGCGGAAGGCGGTGCTTGCCGAGCCGCTGCCCGGTGAGGAATTCGCCATGAAGGGCTATGCCGGATCGGTGGCCTTTGGCCGCGCGGGCCGCGAGGTGGCCATCACCAGCCCGCGTGGTGGCATGGTGCAGGCCTATTCGGCCGAAGGCGAGGCGCTCTGGTCGGTGCGCCGTGCCGATGTCTGTGGTCTAGGTGTCTGTGCGCAGGGTGGCTTCACTGCCACCGATGGTGCGGGGCTTGTCTCGCAGATCACCCGAGACGGTATCACACCGTTCAAACGCTCGGACGTGGCATGGGATAACCACCTGATCCCGATCGGGGTCTGA
- a CDS encoding aromatic ring-hydroxylating dioxygenase subunit alpha translates to MQPSASLTELLARRKPGHALEQAFYTSPEIYQTDLEEIWYKNWLFTASRAELPKKGAYVTHKVGAYTVMIVRGQDDVIRAFHNTCRHRGSVICQHKKGTAAKLVCPYHQWTYELDGRLLWARDMGPDFDASKHGLKPVNCREVAGLIYICLAETAPDFDAFAETVTPYLEVHDLSNAKVAFQSTIIENGNWKLVWENNRECYHCAGNHPDLCRTYPEDPTITGVSADGTFPEKVENHFNRLEGMGAPSRFKMADNGEYRVARMPLLDGAESYTMNGKIAVQKRLGRVPVLDAGTLLLFNYPTTWNHFLSDHSITFRVTPISPTETEVTTTWLVHKDAVEGVDYDLKNLTTVWEHTNDEDRQVVEDNQQGINSPAYEPGPYSATHEDGVIQFVNWYCDTMASRLDPVKLAAE, encoded by the coding sequence ATGCAACCCTCCGCTTCCCTCACCGAGCTTCTCGCCCGCCGTAAACCCGGCCATGCGCTCGAACAGGCCTTCTACACCTCCCCCGAGATCTACCAGACCGATCTCGAAGAGATCTGGTACAAGAACTGGCTCTTTACCGCCTCCCGCGCCGAACTGCCGAAAAAAGGCGCCTATGTCACCCATAAGGTCGGCGCCTATACGGTGATGATCGTGCGCGGCCAGGATGATGTCATCCGCGCCTTCCACAATACCTGCCGTCACCGTGGCTCCGTCATCTGCCAGCATAAGAAAGGCACCGCTGCCAAGCTGGTCTGCCCCTATCACCAATGGACCTACGAGCTGGATGGGCGCCTTCTGTGGGCGCGCGACATGGGGCCGGATTTCGACGCCTCCAAACACGGGCTCAAGCCCGTTAACTGCCGTGAAGTGGCAGGGCTCATCTATATCTGCCTCGCAGAGACCGCCCCCGATTTCGACGCCTTTGCCGAGACCGTGACGCCCTATCTGGAGGTCCACGACCTCTCCAATGCCAAGGTCGCTTTCCAGTCCACGATCATCGAGAACGGCAACTGGAAACTCGTCTGGGAAAATAACCGCGAGTGCTACCACTGCGCGGGCAACCACCCCGATCTGTGCCGCACCTATCCCGAGGATCCGACCATTACCGGCGTCAGCGCCGATGGCACCTTCCCCGAAAAGGTCGAGAACCACTTCAACCGTCTCGAGGGTATGGGCGCACCCTCGCGCTTCAAGATGGCCGATAACGGCGAATACCGCGTGGCGCGTATGCCTCTGCTGGACGGGGCCGAAAGCTACACGATGAACGGCAAGATCGCCGTGCAGAAACGTCTGGGCCGCGTGCCGGTTCTGGATGCGGGCACACTCTTGCTGTTCAACTACCCCACGACCTGGAACCACTTCCTGTCGGATCACTCGATCACCTTCCGCGTGACCCCGATCAGCCCGACCGAAACCGAGGTCACCACCACCTGGCTCGTGCACAAGGATGCGGTCGAGGGCGTGGATTACGATCTCAAGAACCTCACGACGGTCTGGGAACATACCAATGACGAGGACCGTCAGGTCGTCGAGGACAACCAGCAGGGGATCAACTCGCCCGCCTACGAGCCCGGCCCCTATTCGGCCACCCATGAGGACGGGGTGATCCAGTTCGTGAACTGGTATTGTGACACCATGGCTTCGCGGCTGGATCCCGTGAAGCTGGCAGCGGAGTAA
- a CDS encoding DUF1810 domain-containing protein, with product MPGLARFLKEQERDYPVALSELRAGRKRGHWMWWIFPQLAALGVSPRSKDFGLEDMAEATAYLDNMTLQTRLTEACEAVLSHRDQEIEQILGTIDARKLRSSMTLFEAAETLSSSDSSAIFTRVLVTFYNGSRCPRTLERL from the coding sequence ATGCCGGGCCTTGCTCGATTTCTGAAAGAACAGGAGCGCGACTATCCGGTCGCGCTCTCCGAATTGCGGGCGGGCCGCAAACGCGGCCATTGGATGTGGTGGATCTTCCCGCAGCTCGCCGCCCTCGGCGTCTCGCCAAGATCGAAGGATTTCGGGCTTGAGGATATGGCCGAAGCCACCGCCTATCTCGACAACATGACTTTGCAAACCCGGTTAACAGAAGCCTGCGAGGCGGTTCTGTCTCATCGGGATCAGGAGATAGAACAGATCCTGGGCACAATCGATGCACGCAAATTGCGCTCGTCGATGACCCTTTTCGAAGCCGCGGAAACACTCTCCAGCTCGGACAGCAGCGCCATTTTTACTCGTGTGCTTGTCACCTTTTACAATGGCAGCCGCTGCCCTCGCACGCTCGAGCGGCTTTAA
- a CDS encoding VOC family protein, with protein MKVEYLHTMVRVLDLEKTKAFFELLGLVERRRVENEKGRFTLVFMCPPDQADGRADVELTWNWDGDTGLPSDSRHFGHLAYKVENIYDMCAKLQEAGITINRPPRDGHMAFVRSPDNVSIELLQMGDALAPAEPWASMENTGHW; from the coding sequence ATGAAGGTCGAATATCTACACACGATGGTCCGCGTTCTGGATCTGGAGAAGACCAAGGCATTTTTCGAGCTGCTGGGTCTGGTCGAGCGGCGCCGCGTGGAAAACGAGAAGGGCCGTTTCACGCTGGTGTTCATGTGCCCGCCCGATCAGGCTGATGGCCGTGCCGATGTGGAGCTGACATGGAATTGGGATGGCGATACGGGGCTGCCCTCCGATAGCCGCCATTTCGGGCATCTGGCCTATAAGGTCGAGAATATCTACGACATGTGCGCCAAGCTGCAGGAGGCGGGCATCACGATCAACCGTCCCCCGCGCGACGGCCATATGGCCTTTGTCCGCTCTCCTGACAATGTGTCGATCGAGCTGTTGCAGATGGGGGATGCGCTGGCGCCGGCCGAGCCTTGGGCCAGCATGGAAAATACCGGCCACTGGTAA